One window of Cucurbita pepo subsp. pepo cultivar mu-cu-16 chromosome LG19, ASM280686v2, whole genome shotgun sequence genomic DNA carries:
- the LOC111781422 gene encoding PHD finger protein At1g33420-like, with amino-acid sequence MVVNARPLKRMKRRVTADLFDFLSFPPSSMSTSATDHDSDHDHLFTGPFRTNVHTFLTNHALPPPPSSLFPHLLTWQILFRVGDLLDGSDSQPAVVYLDIVEEDVARSRSVYCDQCRVVGWSAHPVCAKRYHFIIKANGSSIGGYHKPCMCCGDVLHLSESKCKSCNHVTSTDDVEDWVYQQLENNTHLLHAVVHSNGYGHLLRVNGREGGSRHLSGCHIMDFWDRFCKMLGVRKVSVMDVSKKYGLEYRMLHAITKGHPWYGEWGYEFGAGSFGVTLDAYKMAVETLSSLPLSIVTSQGRKPRSQLQDIISYYQSLSERKLVNVRDLFRFLMSLIHNIRKSSSTINDVTDEKQQSRVLCSWTRSDVTRVEEAMLKVLHAVSGSNWVSWRTLRGAVCKAGPPELLDYCLKNLGGKVSSDGMVVNSHRNPQSGAFEYRLEPGNVSSNTATDCTVSSLSSFPSEENLLLDLRFLYDAMLHPHSMVNYGPQATRDAAVSSAVKLIDCKQFVKDYKPEKLLTKLNPFSICLSCEVEVVEDSKDNSSRPPPELVVLPSNATMSDLKLEASKAFQDVYLMFKRFQVEEIVDHGGVDDSTQVKLLFGQTESVRVRGRCQGKMALNRFRMERGLERWTVDCSCGAKDDDGERMLACDLCNIWWHTRCSGIQDSDNVPGKFVCYKCRSSIVAMNTNGEMETDTLSRLGYVN; translated from the exons ATGGTCGTTAACGCCCGTCCCCTCAAGAGAATGAAGAGACGTGTTACTGCTGATCTCTTCGACTTCCTCTCTTTCCCTCCCTCCTCCATGTCCACCTCCGCCACCGATCATGATTCCGACCACGACCACCTCTTCACCGGCCCCTTCCGGACCAACGTCCACACCTTCCTCACCAACCACGCCCTCCCTCCTCCCCCTTCTTCCCTCTTCCCTCACCTCCTCACCTGGCAGATCCTCTTCCGCGTCGGCGACCTCCTCGACGGCTCCGATTCTCAACCCGCCGTTGTTTATCTCGATATTGTCGAGGAGGACGTCGCCAGATCCAGATCCGTCTACTGCGACCAGTGCCGTGTTGTTG GGTGGAGTGCACATCCTGTGTGTGCCAAACGATACCATTTCATAATAAAAGCTAATGGAAGCTCCATTGGAGGATATCATAAGCCATGTATGTGCTGTGGAGACGTCTTGCATCTCTCCGAGTCCAA ATGCAAGTCGTGCAATCATGTAACAAGCACAGATGATGTTGAAGACTGGGTGTACCAGCAGTTAGAGAACAATACTCATCTTTTACATGCTGTGGTTCACTCAAATGGTTATGGACACCTTCTCAGAGTCAATGGAAGAGAGGGTGGTTCAAGGCACTTATCAGGATGCCATATCATGGATTTTTGGGATCGATTTTGTAAAATGCTTGGAGTGAG AAAGGTAAGTGTGATGGATGTGTCTAAGAAGTATGGGCTCGAGTACCGGATGCTTCATGCTATCACCAAGGGCCATCCATGGTATGGCGAGTGGGGTTATGAATTTGGTGCTGGTAGTTTTGGAGTGACTCTTGATGCCTACAAAATGGCTGTTGAAACCCTCTCCAGCCTTCCTCTCTCAATCGTTACATCACAAGGACGGAAGCCTCGTTCTCAACTTCAGGacataatttcatattatcaGTCTTTGTCAGAGCGTAAGCTTGTTAATGTGAGAGATCTCTTCAGGTTTCTGATGAGCTTAATTCATAACATTCGTAAGTCATCGTCAACCATTAATGATGTAACGGATGAAAAGCAGCAGTCGAGGGTCTTGTGCTCGTGGACTAGAAGTGATGTTACACGTGTTGAAGAAGCAATGTTGAAAGTGCTGCATGCAGTATCTGGATCAAATTGGGTAAGTTGGCGCACCCTTAGAGGTGCTGTGTGCAAAGCAGGTCCCCCTGAACTTCTTGATTATTGCCTTAAGAATCTTGGGGGTAAAGTATCATCTGATGGGATGGTTGTTAATTCTCATCGCAATCCTCAATCAGGTGCTTTTGAATACAG GCTCGAACCGGGCAATGTTTCATCGAATACAGCCACTGATTGCACCGTGTCCTCCCTCTCTAGCTTCCCATCTGAAGAAAATCTTCTGTTGGACTTAAGGTTTTTGTACGATGCCATGCTTCATCCACACTCTATGGTAAACTATGGGCCCCAGGCAACAAGGGATGCAGCGGTGAGCTCAGCCGTGAAGCTGATAGACTGCAAGCAGTTTGTAAAAGATTATAAACCTGAGAAGCTACTGACCAAGTTGAATCCTTTTTCGATATGCCTCTCATGTGAGGTTGAAGTTGTGGAAGACTCGAAAGACAATTCCTCAAGACCTCCTCCGGAACTAGTTGTACTTCCATCTAATGCAACCATGTCTGACCTGAAGCTTGAAGCATCAAAAGCTTTCCAAGATGTATACTTGATGTTCAAAAGATTTCAAGTAGAAGAGATAGTGGACCATGGCGGTGTAGATGATTCCACCCAGGTCAAGCTATTATTCGGACAAACCGAATCAGTACGTGTGAGAGGAAGATGTCAAGGGAAAATGGCGCTGAACAGGTTCCGAATGGAGAGGGGATTGGAAAGGTGGACTGTGGACTGCAGTTGCGGAGCCAAGGACGACGATGGGGAGAGAATGCTAGCTTGCGACTTGTGCAACATTTGGTGGCATACGAGATGCTCAGGGATTCAAGACTCGGACAATGTCCCAGGGAAATTTGTATGTTATAAATGCAGAAGCTCGATTGTTGCGATGAATACGAATGGAGAAATGGAGACGGATACTCTATCTAGACTAGGGTATGTTAATtga
- the LOC111781818 gene encoding cleft lip and palate transmembrane protein 1 homolog isoform X1 gives MATPAVVGVPGGGGGAAVAPRAGGQQQQQQQGGFAQSLTGIIRIAVFWYFASKFFAPKKPSDPAILMSNLFQKGEPLDMWVYLSEHERFNDFGDEGALVWHENGIPYAVWGQESSRSLSFKYYPSEALKQNGTLYAHVFFARSGYTPDPNDPEFQPLATFGRAHPIVMYFPKSKAGKRRSLLGSSEGSDTGETLKEVIDDDQVDLKDDGPVEWVSYWKPNVTVNLVDDFTRYAHNGVPPNISPYLNVEPTTGNYYPTIFFNDFWLLRDKLVQINGTVDELVLNLEVAPISMTKWQLFLQIDQSFQIHRSYGSMLEGEADELKRVFLEGNLYLLAVTMVVSLLHSVFDMLAFKNDIQFWNKNKSMEGLSAKSVIVSFISQLIIFLYLLDNDTSWMILASSGIGCCIEFWKIGKAMHIEIDRSGRIPMLRFRDRESYSGNKTKEYDDLAMKYLSYVLFFLAACSSVYSLMYEQHKSWYSWILSSLTSCVYMFGFIMMCPQLFINYKLKSVAHLPWRQMTYKFLNTIIDDLFAFVIKMPTLHRLSVFRDDIIFLIYLYQRWKYPVDKKRINEFGFGGEENGSDEATNANAIKDDDKKTN, from the exons atggcgACGCCGGCGGTAGTGGGGGTTcccggcggaggaggaggagcagCAGTAGCACCAAGAGCAGGCGgacagcaacagcaacagcaacaaGGAGGCTTCGCTCAGTCTCTTACTGGAATCATAAGGATCGCAGTCTTTTGGTACTTCGCTTCTAAATTCTTTGCTCCCAAGAAGCCCTCTGATCCTGCTATTCTAATGTCCAATCTCTTTCAGAAGGGTGAACCGCTG GATATGTGGGTGTATCTTTCTGAGCATGAAAGGTTTAATGACTTTGGAGATGAAGGTGCGCTTGTTTGGCATGAGAATGGTATACCTTATGCTGTTTGGGGGCAAGAAAGTAGCAGGTCTCTTTCATTCAAGTACTATCCATCTGAG GCtttgaaacaaaatggaaCCTTGTATGCACATGTCTTCTTTGCACGGTCAGGATACACTCCAGACCCCAATGACCCAGAGTTTCAGCCTCTTGCTACATTTGGAAGGGCACATC CTATCGTGATGTATTTTCCCAAGTCAAAAGCAGGTAAAAGGAGGAGTTTATTGGGTAGTTCTGAAGGTTCTGATACTGGTGAAACTCTGAAAGAG GTTATTGATGATGACCAAGTTGATCTGAAAGATGACGGTCCTGTGGAGTGGGTTTCCTATTGGAAACCAAATGTTACTGTTAATCTAGTCGATGATTTTACCCG ATATGCTCATAATGGCGTCCCACCAAATATTTCTCCTT ACTTGAATGTTGAGCCCACTACAGGAAACTACTATCCAACCATTTTCTTCAATGACTTTTGGCTACTTAGAGATAAGTTGGTTCAAATTAACGGGACAGTGGACGAGCTGGTACTTAACCTGGAAGTTGCTCCCATAAGCATGACCAAGTGGCAGTTATTCCTCCAGATCGATCAGTCATTCCAGATTCACCGTAGCTATGGAAGCATGCTTGAAGGTGAGGCAGATGAGTTGAAG AGGGTGTTCTTGGAAGGAAATCTCTATCTCCTGGCAGTTACTATGGTTGTCTCATTACTTCATTCGGTTTTTGATATGCTCGCCTTCAAGAATG ATATACAATTTTGGAACAAAAATAAGTCTATGGAAGGACTCTCTGCAAAGTCTGTCATTGTCAGCTTTATATCTCAACTGATTATCTTCTTGTATCTACTTGATAATGATACTTCTTGGATGATACTTGCAAGTTCTGGCATTGGTTGCTGTATTGAGTTTTGGAAAATAGGAAAAGCTATGCATATTGAG atTGATAGGAGTGGAAGGATACCTATGTTGAGATTCCGTGATCGTGAGTCATATTCAGGAAATAAGACCAAGGAGTACGATGATCTTGCAATGAAGTATTTGTCCTAtgtgcttttctttcttgctgcTTGCTCATCTGTTTATTCACTCATGTATGAACAACATAAGAGCTGGTATTCTTGGATTCTCTCTTCACTTACAAGCTGTGTATACATGTTCG GCTTCATTATGATGTGCCCTCAGTTGTTCATAAACTACAAGCTCAAGTCTGTGGCCCATCTCCCCTGGAGACAGATGACATACAAGTTCCTTAATACCATCATTGACGATCTATTTGCTTTTGTCATAAAAATGCCAACCCTACACAGGCTTTCGGTGTTCCGAGACG ATATCATATTTCTTATCTATCTATATCAGAGATGGAAATACCCAGTCGACAAGAAACGTATAAATGAATTCGGTTTCGGCggtgaagaaaatggaagcgACGAAGCAACAAATGCGAATGCCATTAAAGACGACGACAAGAAAACTAATTAA
- the LOC111781818 gene encoding cleft lip and palate transmembrane protein 1 homolog isoform X2, translating into MWVYLSEHERFNDFGDEGALVWHENGIPYAVWGQESSRSLSFKYYPSEALKQNGTLYAHVFFARSGYTPDPNDPEFQPLATFGRAHPIVMYFPKSKAGKRRSLLGSSEGSDTGETLKEVIDDDQVDLKDDGPVEWVSYWKPNVTVNLVDDFTRYAHNGVPPNISPYLNVEPTTGNYYPTIFFNDFWLLRDKLVQINGTVDELVLNLEVAPISMTKWQLFLQIDQSFQIHRSYGSMLEGEADELKRVFLEGNLYLLAVTMVVSLLHSVFDMLAFKNDIQFWNKNKSMEGLSAKSVIVSFISQLIIFLYLLDNDTSWMILASSGIGCCIEFWKIGKAMHIEIDRSGRIPMLRFRDRESYSGNKTKEYDDLAMKYLSYVLFFLAACSSVYSLMYEQHKSWYSWILSSLTSCVYMFGFIMMCPQLFINYKLKSVAHLPWRQMTYKFLNTIIDDLFAFVIKMPTLHRLSVFRDDIIFLIYLYQRWKYPVDKKRINEFGFGGEENGSDEATNANAIKDDDKKTN; encoded by the exons ATGTGGGTGTATCTTTCTGAGCATGAAAGGTTTAATGACTTTGGAGATGAAGGTGCGCTTGTTTGGCATGAGAATGGTATACCTTATGCTGTTTGGGGGCAAGAAAGTAGCAGGTCTCTTTCATTCAAGTACTATCCATCTGAG GCtttgaaacaaaatggaaCCTTGTATGCACATGTCTTCTTTGCACGGTCAGGATACACTCCAGACCCCAATGACCCAGAGTTTCAGCCTCTTGCTACATTTGGAAGGGCACATC CTATCGTGATGTATTTTCCCAAGTCAAAAGCAGGTAAAAGGAGGAGTTTATTGGGTAGTTCTGAAGGTTCTGATACTGGTGAAACTCTGAAAGAG GTTATTGATGATGACCAAGTTGATCTGAAAGATGACGGTCCTGTGGAGTGGGTTTCCTATTGGAAACCAAATGTTACTGTTAATCTAGTCGATGATTTTACCCG ATATGCTCATAATGGCGTCCCACCAAATATTTCTCCTT ACTTGAATGTTGAGCCCACTACAGGAAACTACTATCCAACCATTTTCTTCAATGACTTTTGGCTACTTAGAGATAAGTTGGTTCAAATTAACGGGACAGTGGACGAGCTGGTACTTAACCTGGAAGTTGCTCCCATAAGCATGACCAAGTGGCAGTTATTCCTCCAGATCGATCAGTCATTCCAGATTCACCGTAGCTATGGAAGCATGCTTGAAGGTGAGGCAGATGAGTTGAAG AGGGTGTTCTTGGAAGGAAATCTCTATCTCCTGGCAGTTACTATGGTTGTCTCATTACTTCATTCGGTTTTTGATATGCTCGCCTTCAAGAATG ATATACAATTTTGGAACAAAAATAAGTCTATGGAAGGACTCTCTGCAAAGTCTGTCATTGTCAGCTTTATATCTCAACTGATTATCTTCTTGTATCTACTTGATAATGATACTTCTTGGATGATACTTGCAAGTTCTGGCATTGGTTGCTGTATTGAGTTTTGGAAAATAGGAAAAGCTATGCATATTGAG atTGATAGGAGTGGAAGGATACCTATGTTGAGATTCCGTGATCGTGAGTCATATTCAGGAAATAAGACCAAGGAGTACGATGATCTTGCAATGAAGTATTTGTCCTAtgtgcttttctttcttgctgcTTGCTCATCTGTTTATTCACTCATGTATGAACAACATAAGAGCTGGTATTCTTGGATTCTCTCTTCACTTACAAGCTGTGTATACATGTTCG GCTTCATTATGATGTGCCCTCAGTTGTTCATAAACTACAAGCTCAAGTCTGTGGCCCATCTCCCCTGGAGACAGATGACATACAAGTTCCTTAATACCATCATTGACGATCTATTTGCTTTTGTCATAAAAATGCCAACCCTACACAGGCTTTCGGTGTTCCGAGACG ATATCATATTTCTTATCTATCTATATCAGAGATGGAAATACCCAGTCGACAAGAAACGTATAAATGAATTCGGTTTCGGCggtgaagaaaatggaagcgACGAAGCAACAAATGCGAATGCCATTAAAGACGACGACAAGAAAACTAATTAA
- the LOC111781822 gene encoding VQ motif-containing protein 31 — translation MEKPGTQTPVKCKPLTTFVQTDTTAFREIVQRLTGPSESYTLPSSKAAGSKRPTSTSKLHERRHLTRPKLQIVKPSLSHFKPPSFITSPIGTPPRADHPSFITSPVGTPSKIMSKLSIGDGEKELNSIEEEKATREKRFYLHPSPRSMHGSAQPELLSLFPLESPKKTSHKP, via the coding sequence ATGGAGAAGCCAGGCACCCAAACTCCTGTCAAGTGCAAGCCTTTGACGACGTTCGTCCAAACCGACACGACCGCGTTTCGAGAGATCGTGCAACGTCTAACCGGGCCATCGGAAAGCTACACGCTGCCATCGTCGAAGGCCGCGGGATCAAAGAGGCCGACCTCAACATCCAAACTGCATGAAAGGAGGCATTTGACAAGACCAAAGCTACAAATTGTGAAACCATCTCTTTCCCATTTCAAGCCTCCTAGCTTCATTACGAGCCCGATCGGGACACCACCGAGAGCTGATCATCCTAGCTTCATTACGAGCCCAGTCGGGACACCGTCGAAGATCATGTCGAAGCTGTCGATTGGGGACGGGGAGAAGGAGCTGAACAgcattgaagaagagaaggcaACGAGAGAGAAGAGATTTTATTTGCATCCATCTCCAAGGTCCATGCATGGCTCTGCCCAACCAGAGTTACTTTCATTATTTCCTTTGGAATCTCCTAAAAAAACAAGTCACAAaccatga
- the LOC111781820 gene encoding serine/threonine-protein kinase SRK2H translates to MDKYEVVKDLGAGNFGVARLLRHKETKELVAMKYIERGHKIDENVAREIINHRSLRHPNIIRFKEVVLTPTHLAIVMEYAAGGELFERICNAGRFSEDEARYFFQQLISGVNYCHSMQICHRDLKLENTLLDGSPAPRLKICDFGYSKSSLLHSRPKSTVGTPAYIAPEVLSRREYDGKLADVWSCGVTLYVMLVGAYPFEDQDDPRNFRKTIQRIMAVQYKIPDYVHISQDCRHLLSRIFVPNPSRRISLKEIKSHPWFLKNLPRELTESAQAIYYQRGSHPSFSLQTEEEIMKIVGEARNPPPSSTTVKGFGWGTEEEDEEGKGEVEEEEEEDDDDEEDEYDKRVKEVHASGEFLIT, encoded by the exons ATGGATAAATATGAAGTTGTTAAGGATTTGGGTGCTGGGAATTTTGGGGTTGCTAGGCTTTTGAGGCACAAGGAGACCAAAGAGCTTGTCGCCATGAAGTACATAGAACGTGGTCATAAG ATAGATGAGAATGTGGCTAGAGAGATTATTAACCATCGATCGCTTCGGCATCCCAATATCATTCGTTTCAAGGAG GTTGTTTTGACGCCAACGCATTTGGCTATAGTGATGGAATATGCTGCTGGAGGAGAGCTTTTTGAAAGGATTTGCAATGCTGGACGTTTTAGTGAAGATGAG GCAAGATATTTCTTCCAGCAGCTGATTTCTGGAGTCAATTATTGCCATTCAATG CAAATATGTCATAGAGATTTAAAGCTAGAGAATACCCTTTTAGATGGCAGCCCGGCTCCACGCTTGAAGATCTGTGATTTCGGCTACTCCAAG TCATCGCTGTTGCATTCAAGACCGAAATCAACTGTTGGTACTCCGGCGTACATAGCACCAGAGGTTCTTTCTCGACGAGAGTATGATGGAAAG TTGGCAGATGTATGGTCATGTGGAGTGACTCTCTATGTTATGTTGGTTGGTGCATACCCTTTTGAAGATCAGGATGATCCTAGAAACTTCAGGAAAACCATTCAG CGAATAATGGCTGTACAGTACAAAATACCCGACTACGTTCACATATCTCAAGATTGTCGACACCTACTGTCTCGCATCTTTGTCCCGAATCCATCAAGG AGAATCTCACTAAAAGAGATAAAGAGTCACCCATGGTTCTTAAAGAACTTGCCAAGGGAACTGACAGAATCAGCCCAAGCCATCTATTACCAAAGGGGTAGCCACCCGAGCTTCTCGCTTCAAACGGAGGAAGAAATCATGAAGATCGTGGGGGAGGCAAGGAACCCGCCCCCATCGTCAACGACCGTGAAGGGGTTTGGATGGGGAACggaagaggaagacgaagaagggaagggagaggtggaagaggaggaggaggaggacgacgacgacgaagaAGACGAGTACGATAAGAGGGTGAAAGAAGTGCATGCGAGTGGAGAATTCTTGATCACTTAG
- the LOC111781819 gene encoding patellin-3-like, translating into MADQEVLLTDVPLAEKADRKDLPLLPEPVEKEPFNAATLPQGDVATATEADVLKSGDGVKLTADVDSFKEESTKVADLSDSEKKALEEFKQLIQEALNKFEFTSPPPSLTAKVEDTVLEAVVEKTEEPIDDALKLSDEEEPLKSEAKVSETNEDKEAENTEKSNETTPPAAEKVLVAVKTETAVDDDGAKTVEAIEETVVAVAVSATAPSEEGVDKNAANSEPTSAAPEEVSIWGIPLLADERSDVVLLKFLRARDFKVKESFAMIKNTIQWRKDFKIDELLEEDLGTDLEKVAFMHGSDKEGHPVCYNVYGEFQNRELYQKTFSDEEKRQKFLRWRIQFLEKSIRKLDFTPGGVCTIVHVNDLKNSPGLGKWELRQATKDAVQIFQDNYPEFVARQVFINVPWWYLAVNRMISPFMTQRSKSKFVFAGPSKSAETLLRYVTAQELPVKYGGMSKDGEFETCDSVTEITMKPSAKHTVEYPVTQGCVVTWEVRVVGWEVRYGAEFVPSQEGGGGGGGGGGGGGGGGGGYTVIIEKPRRVVAASDPVVSNTFKTSEPGKLVLSLHNPTSKKKKLLYRFKTKSL; encoded by the exons ATGGCTGACCAAGAAGTTCTTCTCACCGATGTTCCTCTTGCTGAGAAGGCTGATAGGAAGGACCTTCCACTGCTACCGGAACCGGTGGAAAAAGAGCCATTCAATGCTGCTACTCTGCCTCAAGGCGACGTTGCTACTGCCACGGAGGCTGACGTTTTGAAGTCCGGCGATGGTGTGAAACTCACAGCTGATGTTGATTCTTTTAAGGAAGAGAGCACTAAAGTTGCCGATCTTTCGGATTCCGAGAAGAAGGCTTTGGAGGAGTTTAAGCAGCTTATTCAGGAAGCGCTTAACAAGTTCGAGTTCACTTCTCCTCCACCGTCATTGACGGCCAAAGTTGAAGATACTGTATTGGAGGCCGTGGTGGAGAAGACGGAGGAACCGATTGATGATGCTCTGAAGCTCTCCGATGAAGAAGAGCCACTGAAGTCCGAAGCTAAAGTCTCCGAAACGAATGAAGATAAGGAAGCAGAAAATACCGAGAAATCAAATGAAACGACGCCTCCTGCGGCTGAGAAAGTGCTGGTCGCAGTGAAAACGGAAACCGCCGTGGACGACGACGGAGCAAAGACAGTCGAGGCAATTGAAGAGACTGTCGTTGCCGTCGCCGTCTCCGCCACAGCACCATCGGAGGAAGGCGTAGACAAAAACGCAGCCAACTCTGAGCCAACTTCGGCGGCGCCGGAGGAGGTTTCAATTTGGGGGATACCGCTACTGGCGGACGAAAGAAGCGACGTCGTATTGCTGAAATTCCTCAGAGCAAGGGATTTCAAAGTGAAAGAATCGTTCGCGATGATCAAGAACACAATCCAATGGAGAAAGGATTTCAAAATCGATGAACTGTTAGAAGAAGATTTAGGAACCGATTTGGAGAAAGTAGCGTTTATGCATGGATCAGACAAAGAAGGACATCCAGTTTGTTACAATGTGTACGGTGAGTTCCAGAACAGAGAGCTTTATCAGAAGACATTTTCCGATGAGGAGAAACGGCAGAAATTTCTCCGGTGGAGAATTCAGTTTCTGGAAAAAAGCATTCGGAAACTGGATTTCACTCCTGGTGGAGTCTGCACGATTGTTCATGTTAACGATCTCAAGAACTCACCAGGGCTGGGAAAATGGGAGCTTAGACAAGCAACCAAAGACGCCGTTCAGATCTTTCAAGATAACTACCCAGAATTCGTTGCCAGACAG GTGTTTATCAATGTTCCTTGGTGGTATTTGGCTGTGAATAGAATGATTAGTCCATTTATGACACAAAGAAGCAAGAGCAAGTTTGTGTTTGCTGGACCTTCTAAATCTGCAGAGACCCTTCTCAG ATACGTAACAGCGCAAGAGCTGCCAGTGAAGTATGGAGGAATGAGCAAAGATGGGGAGTTCGAGACATGTGATAGCGTGACTGAAATTACGATGAAACCCTCGGCCAAACACACTGTGGAATACCCAGTCACTCAG GGATGCGTGGTTACGTGGGAGGTTAGAGTGGTGGGATGGGAAGTGAGGTACGGCGCAGAGTTTGTGCCGAGCCAAGAGGGgggaggcggaggaggaggcggaggaggaggcggaggaggaggcggAGGAGGGTACACAGTCATAATCGAGAAGCCTAGAAGAGTAGTAGCAGCGTCTGATCCTGTTGTTTCAAATACCTTTAAGACCTCTGAGCCTGGTAAGCTGGTCCTGTCCCTACACAATCCCAcctccaagaagaagaaactcctCTACCGCTTCAAGACCAAATCTCTTTGA